One genomic window of Psychrobacillus sp. INOP01 includes the following:
- the rlmH gene encoding 23S rRNA (pseudouridine(1915)-N(3))-methyltransferase RlmH produces the protein MNIQIISVGKLKEKYLKMGIEEYTKRLGAYAKIDLVEVADEKAPENLSEADMEIVKKKESDRILAKIGADTYVIALAIEGKMKTSEQLAGDIESLMTYGRSKIAFVIGGSLGLHEDVMKRADEKLSFSKMTLPHQLMKLVLVEQIYRAFRIMKGEPYHK, from the coding sequence GTGAATATACAAATTATTTCAGTAGGGAAATTAAAAGAAAAATACTTAAAAATGGGAATAGAAGAGTACACAAAGCGGCTAGGAGCATATGCCAAAATAGATTTAGTAGAAGTGGCTGACGAAAAAGCCCCGGAAAATCTAAGTGAAGCTGATATGGAAATCGTTAAGAAAAAAGAAAGTGACCGAATCCTAGCGAAAATAGGAGCGGACACATATGTTATTGCTCTTGCAATAGAGGGAAAGATGAAAACATCGGAGCAGCTAGCTGGTGATATTGAATCCCTTATGACGTATGGCAGAAGTAAAATTGCATTTGTTATCGGTGGATCTCTTGGTTTACACGAAGATGTGATGAAACGTGCCGATGAAAAATTGTCCTTTAGTAAAATGACCTTGCCTCATCAGTTAATGAAGCTAGTGTTGGTAGAACAGATCTACCGTGCATTCCGAATTATGAAGGGTGAACCGTATCATAAGTAA
- a CDS encoding CxxH/CxxC protein, giving the protein MRIFSCENHINHALDMFVAEQKTFPMLEELKNEEKLSTVCSYCESSALYIVANEN; this is encoded by the coding sequence ATGAGAATATTCAGTTGTGAAAACCATATAAATCACGCATTAGACATGTTTGTAGCGGAACAGAAAACATTTCCAATGTTAGAGGAATTAAAAAACGAAGAAAAGTTATCCACAGTTTGTTCTTACTGTGAAAGCTCTGCATTATATATTGTGGCTAATGAAAATTGA
- a CDS encoding S1C family serine protease — protein sequence MDTNNPYGPQLPQEQPPIEQKKRNGKKRGIAGYFFSGLAGVLVGALLVWFLIPSVVTNLPSDSETKSSETTQQTQQLSVDVTTDVTDAVEKASSAVVGITNIQSVTNFWSQSEDTQDAGTGSGVIYKKENGKAYVITNYHVIEDAKSVEVTLADGSKVEASIVGGDIWSDLAVLAIDDTGVEAVIEFGDSDVLKQGETVIAIGNPLGLDFYGSVTTGVVSGKDRAVPVDLNGDGLEDWQSEVLQTDAAINPGNSGGALINLAGQLIGINSMKISESTVEGIGLAIPVNTAIPIIEDLEQNGKVNRPSMGITLIDLTNVPAFHQKETLKLPEEVTTGVVVDEVVEGTPAALAGMKSYDVIVEMDGEKVENTIELRKHLYNEKETGDELKVKVYRQGEIVELTLLLKESTEL from the coding sequence ATGGATACAAATAACCCATATGGACCGCAATTACCACAAGAACAACCGCCGATAGAACAGAAAAAAAGAAATGGAAAAAAACGAGGCATAGCCGGCTATTTCTTTAGTGGACTTGCAGGTGTATTAGTTGGTGCATTACTCGTCTGGTTTTTAATACCTTCTGTAGTAACCAACCTACCATCGGACAGTGAAACAAAATCGAGCGAAACAACACAACAAACCCAACAGCTTTCAGTAGATGTTACTACAGATGTAACCGATGCTGTAGAAAAAGCTTCAAGTGCAGTTGTAGGAATAACAAATATTCAATCCGTCACAAATTTCTGGAGTCAATCGGAAGATACTCAGGATGCTGGCACAGGATCAGGTGTTATTTATAAGAAAGAAAATGGTAAAGCCTATGTTATTACAAATTATCATGTTATTGAAGATGCAAAATCAGTGGAAGTAACATTAGCTGACGGATCTAAAGTGGAAGCAAGTATTGTAGGGGGAGATATTTGGTCAGACTTAGCGGTTCTTGCAATTGACGACACTGGTGTAGAAGCAGTTATAGAATTTGGCGACTCAGATGTATTAAAGCAAGGGGAAACAGTTATTGCTATCGGTAATCCTTTAGGACTTGATTTTTATGGCTCTGTTACAACTGGAGTTGTATCTGGTAAAGACCGTGCAGTACCAGTTGATCTAAACGGAGATGGTTTAGAGGATTGGCAGTCAGAGGTTTTACAAACAGATGCAGCGATTAACCCTGGAAACAGCGGTGGTGCATTGATCAACTTAGCGGGACAGCTTATAGGTATAAACTCGATGAAGATTTCTGAGTCTACAGTAGAAGGAATAGGTCTTGCAATTCCAGTTAATACAGCTATTCCAATCATAGAGGATTTAGAGCAAAACGGAAAAGTTAATCGTCCATCCATGGGAATCACACTAATTGATTTGACGAATGTACCAGCATTTCACCAAAAAGAAACATTAAAACTACCTGAGGAAGTTACAACTGGTGTAGTAGTTGACGAAGTAGTGGAAGGAACTCCAGCTGCATTGGCGGGGATGAAATCATATGATGTCATTGTAGAAATGGATGGAGAAAAAGTTGAAAATACTATTGAATTACGTAAACACCTATATAACGAAAAAGAAACTGGGGACGAACTAAAAGTGAAAGTGTATAGACAAGGAGAGATAGTCGAATTAACACTCCTTTTAAAGGAATCAACAGAATTATAA